The Phragmitibacter flavus genome includes a window with the following:
- a CDS encoding PQQ-binding-like beta-propeller repeat protein → MPMRHLAPLLLLYLVLLLPCLTVSGQSADPDSEWPRFRGPAGDGTWNSPSLPDDLTLITPKKLWSTPLGAGYGGITISDECVYVMDRVKNPTEVERIHCFDVPTGRLLWQHTYPVTYDNLEYGSGPRASVTIHDGKAYTLGALGHTHCLDATTGKIVWSIDTRKTFNAEPPRWGFAASPFIWKDTVILHIAAQPGGTLLALDSATGTERWRSGNDPAGYSTPLVIQLEGHSEPQLIQWSPQHVLSLHPDTGKENWRFPYDIQYGVSIAQPLFQDGLLLVSGYWHGTRTLRLGTDPTTTPVLEWSQEKTHRGLMSQPLYKDGIVYLLDRSEGLLAFELATGEILWKDDHHFTPKDRNPQISLVWASQPRNIAAGLNANGELFFAKLNSDEYVEFSRHQIIGKTWAHPAFTSNRIYARSDTEISAWQLWD, encoded by the coding sequence ATGCCGATGAGACACCTCGCCCCGCTCCTGCTTCTCTATTTGGTTCTGCTGCTCCCATGCCTCACGGTCTCCGGCCAGTCAGCCGATCCTGATTCCGAATGGCCACGTTTTCGCGGTCCCGCAGGCGACGGAACGTGGAACAGCCCCTCACTCCCAGACGATCTCACCCTGATCACCCCAAAGAAGCTGTGGTCCACCCCTCTTGGTGCCGGTTACGGCGGCATCACCATCAGTGACGAATGTGTTTACGTGATGGATCGCGTCAAGAACCCGACCGAAGTCGAACGCATCCACTGTTTTGATGTCCCCACCGGTCGCCTCCTCTGGCAACACACCTACCCCGTCACCTACGACAACCTTGAATACGGAAGCGGCCCCCGCGCCAGCGTCACCATTCACGACGGTAAAGCCTACACCCTCGGTGCCCTCGGCCACACCCATTGCCTCGACGCCACCACCGGCAAAATCGTCTGGAGCATCGACACCCGAAAAACCTTCAACGCCGAGCCCCCACGCTGGGGATTCGCCGCCTCTCCCTTCATCTGGAAAGACACCGTTATCCTCCACATCGCCGCCCAACCCGGCGGCACCCTTCTCGCCCTCGATTCGGCGACCGGCACCGAACGCTGGCGGTCCGGCAATGATCCCGCCGGATATTCGACCCCTCTCGTCATCCAACTCGAAGGCCATTCTGAACCCCAACTCATCCAGTGGAGCCCCCAACATGTCCTCAGCCTCCACCCCGACACCGGCAAAGAAAACTGGCGTTTCCCCTACGACATCCAATACGGCGTCTCCATCGCCCAACCACTTTTCCAAGACGGACTTCTTCTCGTCAGCGGATACTGGCACGGCACCCGCACCCTCCGGCTCGGCACCGATCCCACCACCACCCCCGTCCTCGAATGGAGCCAGGAGAAAACCCATCGCGGTCTCATGAGTCAGCCTCTCTACAAAGACGGCATTGTCTACCTCCTCGACCGCAGCGAAGGCCTCCTCGCTTTCGAACTCGCCACCGGCGAGATCCTCTGGAAAGACGACCACCACTTCACGCCCAAGGACCGCAACCCCCAAATCAGCCTTGTCTGGGCCAGCCAGCCCCGCAACATTGCCGCCGGACTCAATGCCAACGGCGAATTATTTTTCGCCAAGCTAAATTCGGATGAATATGTCGAATTCTCCCGCCATCAAATCATTGGCAAAACCTGGGCACACCCCGCCTTCACCAGCAACCGCATCTATGCCCGCAGCGATACCGAAATCTCCGCATGGCAGTTATGGGACTGA
- a CDS encoding thioredoxin-like domain-containing protein — translation MKTTYLLLLLFGLGSLSLQAREWTNQAGVKIQAELVTVKGAAGNEVAVLKLANGQTYDVALSQLSAEDQEFARTEAVRLAATTPTAAVPGTSSEEFSALGTQLKSKLVAVDGRRVGKYEMSAEPEYYAFYFTASWCPPCRTFTPKLVEFYNQHAQKKSKFEVVMVSRDDSEKSMEEYMKESTMPWPAIAFRHVERLKEVQAYAGKGIPCLVLVDREGKVLSHSYEGSNYVGPTKVMRDLADKVGS, via the coding sequence ATGAAAACCACCTATCTTCTGCTACTTCTATTCGGTCTGGGATCTCTGTCGTTACAGGCCCGTGAATGGACCAATCAGGCCGGTGTCAAGATCCAGGCAGAATTGGTCACCGTCAAAGGTGCGGCGGGCAATGAAGTTGCTGTGCTCAAACTCGCCAATGGGCAGACCTACGATGTTGCCCTAAGCCAGCTCAGTGCTGAGGACCAGGAATTCGCTCGCACTGAAGCGGTTCGTCTTGCGGCCACCACACCAACCGCGGCGGTTCCGGGCACATCAAGCGAGGAATTCTCCGCGCTTGGAACTCAATTGAAGAGCAAGCTTGTCGCAGTCGATGGTCGGCGTGTGGGAAAATATGAAATGAGCGCCGAGCCGGAATATTACGCCTTCTATTTCACTGCTTCATGGTGCCCTCCCTGCCGCACTTTCACGCCCAAACTGGTCGAATTCTACAATCAACATGCCCAAAAAAAGAGCAAGTTTGAAGTCGTCATGGTCAGTCGCGATGACAGCGAAAAATCCATGGAGGAATACATGAAGGAGAGCACCATGCCATGGCCTGCCATCGCCTTCCGCCACGTCGAGCGCCTGAAGGAAGTTCAAGCTTACGCCGGGAAAGGCATCCCTTGCCTGGTGTTGGTGGATCGCGAAGGCAAGGTCCTCTCCCACAGCTACGAAGGCTCAAACTATGTAGGCCCCACCAAGGTCATGCGTGACCTCGCCGATAAAGTTGGGTCCTGA
- a CDS encoding DUF1330 domain-containing protein — MQAKKPAYVIFTREKTLDQAELETYWKMVGASLEGHPMKVLSGYGPHEVLEGDKTEGVVIAEFPSMEAAKAWYDSPAYRAAREHRFKGAVYRGILVEATPAPQ; from the coding sequence GTGCAAGCCAAGAAACCGGCCTACGTCATTTTCACGCGTGAGAAAACCCTCGACCAGGCCGAATTGGAAACTTACTGGAAAATGGTGGGTGCCTCGCTTGAGGGGCACCCCATGAAAGTTCTTTCGGGATATGGACCTCATGAAGTGCTCGAAGGTGACAAAACGGAAGGCGTCGTGATTGCCGAATTTCCGAGCATGGAAGCCGCCAAGGCGTGGTATGACAGCCCTGCCTACCGGGCAGCCCGGGAGCACCGGTTCAAAGGCGCCGTCTATCGCGGGATTCTTGTTGAAGCCACCCCAGCTCCTCAGTGA
- a CDS encoding VOC family protein, translated as MIDHIIITVSELSKSKEFYQKALAPLGYSATPEYTSSSTKAKGVGFGVEGQGHDFFIQEDQANIAPYHIAFRVPTREQVESFYMAAIATGGKDNGEPELTPEHGPDYYSAYVFDPDGYNIEVVCWEPA; from the coding sequence TGTAAGCGAACTCAGCAAGAGCAAGGAATTCTACCAAAAAGCGCTCGCTCCGTTGGGTTACTCGGCCACACCGGAATACACGTCTTCAAGCACTAAAGCGAAAGGCGTCGGATTTGGGGTGGAAGGACAAGGACACGATTTTTTTATCCAAGAAGATCAGGCCAATATTGCCCCGTATCATATTGCATTCCGCGTTCCCACCAGAGAGCAGGTGGAAAGCTTTTATATGGCTGCCATCGCGACAGGCGGAAAAGATAACGGTGAACCTGAGCTGACCCCCGAACATGGTCCCGACTATTACTCTGCTTACGTTTTTGATCCAGATGGCTACAACATTGAAGTCGTCTGCTGGGAGCCCGCTTAA